A single window of Tiliqua scincoides isolate rTilSci1 chromosome 10, rTilSci1.hap2, whole genome shotgun sequence DNA harbors:
- the HTR1D gene encoding 5-hydroxytryptamine receptor 1D: protein MTRYNWSAGFAFQTMSNKSLNSSDTWEDWDEGTLLGLKVSLAVVLAVITLATILSNTFVIITIMLTRKLRTPANYLIGSLAATDLLVSILVMPISIAYTVSHIWTFGQIMCDIWLSSDITCCTASILHLCVIALDRYWAITDALEYTKRRTAGRAALMIAVVWVISICISMPPLFWRQAKAHEEMSDCTVNTDQISYTIYSTCGAFYIPTVLLTILYGRIYVAARSRILKPPSLYGKRFTTAHLITGSAGSSLCSISSNLHEGHSHSSGSPVFINHVRIKVADSVMERKRISAARERKATKTLGIILGAFIVCWLPFFVVTLVLPICQDACWFHPILLDFFTWLGYLNSLINPVIYTAFNDEFKLAFQKMIRFKKCS, encoded by the coding sequence ATGACCCGGTACAACTGGTCTGCGGGGTTTGCCTTCCAGACCATGTCAAACAAGTCTCTCAATTCCAGTGACACGTGGGAGGACTGGGACGAGGGGACGTTGCTCGGCCTGAAGGTGTCCCTCGCGGTGGTCCTGGCCGTGATCACTCTGGCGACGATCCTCTCCAACACTTTTGTAATCATCACGATTATGCTCACCAGGAAACTCCGCACGCCTGCAAATTATCTCATTGGCTCCTTGGCCGCCACTGACCTCTTAGTGTCGATCCTGGTCATGCCCATCAGCATTGCTTACACTGTCAGCCACATCTGGACCTTTGGCCAGATCATGTGTGACATCTGGTTGTCCTCGGACATCACCTGCTGCACGGCTTCCATCCTGCACCTTTGCGTTATAGCCTTGGACCGGTACTGGGCCATCACGGACGCCCTGGAATACACCAAACGGCGGACTGCAGGCAGAGCTGCCCTCATGATTGCCGTGGTTTGGGTCATCTCCATCTGCATCTCCATGCCTCCGCTTTTCTGGAGGCAAGCCAAAGCCCACGAAGAAATGTCCGACTGCACAGTGAATACGGACCAGATCTCCTACACCATCTACTCCACCTGTGGGGCCTTCTACATCCCGACAGTGTTGCTCACTATACTCTATGGTAGGATTTACGTGGCTGCCCGGTCGCGCATTCTGAAGCCGCCATCCCTTTACGGAAAACGTTTTACCACGGCCCACCTCATCACTGGCTCTGCCGGCTCCTCCCTCTGCTCCATCAGCTCAAACCTTCATGAGGGACACTCGCACTCCAGCGGCTCTCCAGTGTTCATCAACCACGTGAGAATCAAAGTCGCGGACAGCGTCATGGAGCGGAAACGGATTTCCGCTGCCCGGGAAAGGAAAGCCACAAAAACCCTGGGGATTATTTTAGGGGCGTTCATCGTTTGCTGGCTACCGTTCTTCGTGGTCACCTTGGTTTTGCCCATCTGTCAGGATGCCTGCTGGTTCCACCCCATCCTGCTTGACTTTTTCACCTGGCTGGGCTACCTGAACTCGCTAATCAACCCTGTTATATACACTGCTTTCAATGATGAGTTCAAGCTGGCTTTTCAGAAGATGATCCGGTTTAAAAAATGCTCCTAA